A single Watersipora subatra chromosome 7, tzWatSuba1.1, whole genome shotgun sequence DNA region contains:
- the LOC137401146 gene encoding uncharacterized protein, with amino-acid sequence MTKNRWKVIMPKRGSLDFVIQHVHKYYTECIDVVITRNQLSSLEKLKSRLAKLSLGDDLQFRHERFRPNSYLTVVSLPLPHTRQLERPQRSGSPLHGGYRPIYNTENWPKAKSAKQNAKNLICKEVLIDHLGETDFEKEILDYGSSACFLYALSNKLGLPMPGIVTHCTQDIKPVKYTGIVCSHLIKEPGLVKLKGQQLETYGGAVESAFSLLDSVLTELRFEQQFPNLEYCHNPLTYSTTV; translated from the exons ATGACGAAAAACAGGTGGAAAGTGATAATGCCAAAGCGTGGATCTTTAGACTTTGTAATACAGCATGTTCATAAATATTACACTGAGTGCATAGACGTTGTCATCACAA GAAACCAACTTTCATCTTTGGAGAAGCTGAAAAGTCGACTTGCCAAATTGAGTCTTGGAGATGATTTGCAATTCAGGCATGAGAGATTTAGACCAAATTCATACTTAACCGTTGTTTCTCTACCCCTTCCCCACACTCGTCAGCTTGAGAG GCCGCAGAGGTCAGGCAGTCCCCTACATGGAGGTTATAGACCAATATATAACACAGAGAACTGGCCCAAAGCCAAGTCTGCAAAACAGAATGCTAAAAACCTGATCTGTAAGGAGGTGCTAATCGACCATCTGGGAGAGACTGATTTTGAAAAG GAAATCTTGGATTATGGGTCTAGCGCCTGCTTTCTATATGCTCTTTCCAATAAGCTAGGGCTACCTATGCCTGGCATAGTCACTCATTGTACACAGGATATTAAACCGGTCAAGTACACTGGCATAG TGTGCAGCCACCTGATAAAGGAGCCAGGACTAGTCAAGCTAAAAGGGCAGCAACTGGAAACATATGGAGGAGCTGTGGAGTCAGCATTCTCTTTACTTGATTCTGTGCTGACAGAACTTCGCTTTGAGCAGCAATTTCCTAATTTGGAATACTGCCATAATCCATTGACTTACAGTACTACTGTCTAG